From a single Okeanomitos corallinicola TIOX110 genomic region:
- a CDS encoding methyl-accepting chemotaxis protein, producing MAANIDDRNSIYQQAVDAYGQGDYEIAATLVDQAVNKLPNDANSHLLRGHIYYVLQQYDIAKAEYEYVFHLTDDQEILDSASSYLENIQQSLDISLFADNSELEPNGMITTLRDPHGVANDEPDEPDLLDLGTSGDLDNNDFDFDFKAFGEYEPSADAIEDISVNNPFESDLEQLTDNSFSFSNDPFTLDQPLSDLKSSDNSNESIEELESPIGLEQPFSDLESSDDFSQVSGDLELPSFWQDNISSSEKENSDESSPFSHTELDSESELSALNDADINSPFTETNFPPDNNWEVPSQLMSEENPPESLEQSMGDLNIANNTNKLVNNSNENISWSEANNWPENISEQLESEPDPDLATQISGSLNHNVSSQQLHTNINNQEDDFDNDNFDIEAFESAFGSDSFDNDEDLNHLGKGDNSRNNVEFLDDFEEFNDLGSIPNFDLEDDSHYDSMELVSDTREKAGSTSSNFTEEFSISNQDADRDEELFTITGAQEAVPVFTKPDVSQLEPNVSVEQGVFAFFENASLEKKQWYIAGSVGFTSAVVAALISFGATNFSPPEQRESVRNTGWAMALAAGLAGGITAGFMGNLALKQIRRTTKDLQAQFDAVREGNLNVQATVYSEDELGYLATSFNDMSRVIFITTNEAQRKAVEQEEAKENLQRQVIRLLDDVEGAARGDLTVQAEVTADVLGAVADAFNLTIQNLRDIVQQVKVAAREVTKGSTNSETFARALSGDALRQAEELGVTLNSVQKMTESIQRVALAAKEAESVARDASVIALKGGEAVENTVAGILEIRETVAETTRKVKRLAESSQEINSIVALVSQIASRTNLLALNASIEAVRAGEAGRGFAIVADEVRQLADKSAKSLKDIEQIVMQIQSETSSVMTAMEEGTQQVIKGTQLAEEAKKSLENIIQVADHIDILVRSITSDTVEQTETSSAVAQVMQSVELTAQHTSQEAQRVSGALQNLVGVSRDLIASVERFRVETIEPNSR from the coding sequence ATGGCAGCAAATATAGATGATCGAAATTCAATATACCAACAGGCAGTTGATGCCTACGGACAGGGAGATTATGAAATTGCGGCTACTTTAGTAGACCAAGCAGTAAATAAGCTACCAAATGACGCTAATTCCCATCTGTTGCGGGGACACATTTATTATGTTTTGCAACAATATGACATTGCTAAAGCTGAATATGAGTATGTGTTTCATTTAACAGATGATCAGGAAATTTTAGACTCTGCAAGCAGCTATTTAGAAAATATCCAACAGTCTCTGGATATATCATTGTTTGCAGATAATTCAGAGCTAGAACCCAATGGGATGATCACGACTTTAAGAGATCCCCATGGTGTGGCAAATGATGAACCAGATGAACCAGATTTACTAGATTTAGGAACTAGCGGAGATTTGGATAACAACGACTTTGACTTCGATTTTAAAGCTTTTGGTGAATATGAACCATCAGCAGATGCTATAGAAGATATATCTGTAAATAATCCTTTTGAAAGTGATTTAGAGCAATTAACAGATAATTCATTCAGTTTCAGTAATGATCCGTTTACTTTAGACCAGCCATTATCAGACTTAAAATCTAGTGATAATAGCAATGAAAGCATAGAAGAACTAGAATCACCCATAGGTTTAGAACAACCATTCTCAGATTTAGAATCTAGTGATGATTTTAGTCAAGTATCTGGAGATTTAGAGCTACCTTCTTTTTGGCAAGACAATATTTCATCTAGTGAAAAGGAGAATTCAGACGAGAGTAGTCCATTTTCTCACACAGAATTGGACTCAGAATCGGAACTTTCAGCACTAAATGATGCTGATATAAATTCACCATTTACAGAAACGAATTTCCCCCCAGATAATAACTGGGAAGTTCCCTCTCAATTAATGAGTGAAGAAAATCCACCAGAATCACTAGAACAGAGCATGGGAGATTTAAACATTGCTAATAATACGAATAAATTAGTTAACAATAGCAATGAAAATATATCCTGGAGTGAAGCAAATAATTGGCCAGAAAATATTTCAGAACAATTAGAGTCTGAGCCAGATCCTGACTTAGCCACTCAAATTTCAGGCTCTTTGAATCACAATGTTAGTAGTCAACAATTACACACAAACATCAACAATCAAGAAGATGACTTTGATAATGATAATTTTGACATAGAAGCATTTGAATCCGCCTTTGGTTCAGACAGTTTTGATAATGACGAAGATTTGAATCATCTTGGCAAGGGAGACAACTCCAGAAACAACGTAGAATTCTTGGATGATTTTGAAGAATTTAATGATTTAGGCAGCATTCCCAACTTTGATCTCGAAGATGATTCTCATTATGACAGTATGGAACTGGTATCAGATACCAGAGAAAAAGCAGGTAGCACCAGCAGCAACTTTACCGAAGAATTTTCCATATCTAACCAAGATGCTGATCGTGATGAAGAACTATTCACCATTACCGGAGCGCAAGAAGCAGTACCCGTATTTACCAAACCGGATGTTTCCCAACTAGAACCCAACGTTAGTGTTGAGCAAGGTGTATTTGCCTTCTTTGAAAATGCCTCTTTAGAGAAAAAGCAATGGTACATTGCTGGTTCAGTAGGTTTCACTTCCGCAGTAGTAGCAGCTTTAATTAGCTTTGGAGCTACCAACTTTTCACCGCCAGAACAACGGGAGTCAGTGAGAAATACAGGCTGGGCCATGGCTTTAGCCGCAGGACTGGCTGGTGGTATCACAGCTGGATTCATGGGAAATCTGGCACTCAAACAGATCAGACGCACAACCAAAGACTTACAGGCACAATTTGATGCGGTACGAGAAGGGAATTTGAATGTTCAAGCCACGGTTTATTCAGAAGACGAATTAGGTTACTTAGCTACCAGCTTTAACGATATGTCCAGGGTCATTTTCATAACCACTAATGAAGCCCAAAGGAAAGCGGTAGAGCAGGAAGAAGCCAAAGAGAACTTACAGCGGCAAGTAATTCGCCTTCTAGACGACGTAGAAGGAGCGGCTAGAGGAGACTTAACCGTACAAGCAGAAGTAACCGCAGATGTATTAGGAGCGGTAGCAGATGCCTTTAACCTGACAATTCAAAACCTGCGGGATATTGTCCAACAGGTAAAAGTAGCAGCCAGAGAAGTTACCAAAGGATCAACCAACTCCGAAACATTTGCTAGAGCCTTATCAGGGGATGCTTTACGTCAGGCAGAAGAATTAGGTGTCACCCTCAATTCTGTGCAAAAAATGACAGAATCCATTCAACGGGTAGCATTAGCGGCAAAAGAAGCAGAAAGTGTAGCTCGTGATGCCAGTGTAATTGCCCTCAAAGGAGGAGAAGCCGTAGAAAACACCGTAGCTGGTATTTTAGAAATTCGAGAAACCGTGGCAGAAACCACTAGAAAAGTTAAACGATTAGCGGAATCTTCCCAAGAAATTAACTCCATCGTCGCCTTAGTTTCCCAGATTGCTTCTCGTACCAACCTCTTGGCACTTAACGCCAGTATTGAGGCAGTCAGAGCCGGAGAAGCAGGAAGAGGTTTTGCTATTGTTGCCGATGAAGTGCGGCAGTTAGCCGATAAATCTGCCAAGTCCTTAAAAGACATTGAACAAATCGTCATGCAAATTCAGAGCGAAACTAGCTCAGTAATGACAGCGATGGAAGAAGGGACACAGCAGGTAATTAAAGGTACACAATTAGCGGAAGAGGCGAAGAAATCCCTAGAAAATATCATCCAGGTAGCAGATCATATTGACATTTTAGTGCGTTCAATTACCAGTGATACCGTAGAGCAGACAGAAACATCCAGCGCTGTAGCTCAGGTAATGCAGTCAGTTGAACTTACAGCCCAGCACACATCCCAAGAAGCACAACGAGTTTCAGGAGCATTACAAAACTTGGTGGGAGTATCCCGTGACTTGATTGCTTCAGTGGAACGTTTCCGAGTGGAAACCATTGAACCCAACAGCAGGTAA